A part of Brassica rapa cultivar Chiifu-401-42 chromosome A05, CAAS_Brap_v3.01, whole genome shotgun sequence genomic DNA contains:
- the LOC103868894 gene encoding dolichyl-diphosphooligosaccharide--protein glycosyltransferase subunit DAD1 — MVKSTSKDAQDLFRSLHSAYSATPTNLKIIDLYVVFSVFTALIQVAYMALVGSFPFNSFLSGVLSCIGTAVLAVCLRIQVNKENKEFKDLAPERAFADFVLCNLVLHLVIINFLG; from the exons ATGGTGAAATCGACAAGTAAGGATGCTCAGGATCTGTTCCGATCTCTTCACTCCGCTTATTCCGCTACTCCGACTAATCTCAAG ATCATCGACTTGTATGTCGTTTTCTCCGTCTTCACTGCTTTGATTCAG GTGGCGTATATGGCTTTGGTGGGATCATTTCCATTTAACTCATTCCTATCTGGAGTTCTCTCTTGTATCGGGACAGCAGTTCTTGCTG TTTGCCTCCGGATTCAAGTGAACAAAGAAAACAAGGAATTCAAG GATTTGGCACCGGAACGAGCATTTGCTGATTTCGTCCTCTGCAACTTGGTCCTGCACTTGGTGATCATCAACTTCCTCGGATAG
- the LOC103868895 gene encoding glycerol-3-phosphate acyltransferase, chloroplastic, whose protein sequence is MTPLTLYSSAATVTLTSSPRVPFHPLASPARRGFVSFRLTAKKLSVRAMSELVQDKESVVAASTSFTESSEELNHSRTFLDARTEQDLICGIKKEKEAGRLPPNVAAGMEELYWNYKNAVLSSGAPGADKTVISNMSVAFDRMLLGVEDPYTFNPYHKAVREPFDYYHFVHMYISPLIDFKNSYVGNVSIFSELEDKLRQGHNVVLISNHQSEADPAVISLLLEAHCPYIGENIKCVAGDRVITDPLCKPFSMGRNLICVYSKKHMNDDPELVDMKRKANTRSLKEMATLLRSGSQLIWIAPSGGRDRPDPSTGEWFPAPFDASSVDNMRRLVEHSGAPGHIYPMSLLCYDIMPPPPKVEKEIGEKRLVGYHGTGLSIAPEISFSDVTADCSNPNEAKEAYSQALYKSVDEQYKTLNSAINHRRGIEASTSTVSLSQPWN, encoded by the exons ATGACTCCTCTCACACTTTACTCCTCCGCCGCAACCGTAACTTTAACTTCCTCGCCGAGGGTTCCGTTTCACCCTCTCGCTTCTCCGGCTCGTCGCGGCTTCGTTTCCTTCAGATTAACCGCCAAGAAGCTGAGTGTGAGAGCGATGTCTGAGCTCGTTCAGGATAAGGAATCCGTCGTCGCGGCTAGCACTTCTTTCACCGAGAGTAGTGAGGAGCTCAACCATTCCCGTACCTTCTTGGATGCGCGCACTGAACAAG ATCTTATTTGTGGTATAAAGAAGGAAAAAGAAGCTGGAAGGTTGCCTCCCAATGTTGCAGCAGGGATGGAAGAATTGTATTGGAACTACAAAAATGCA GTTTTAAGTAGCGGAGCTCCAGGGGCAGATAAGACTGTTATATCAAACATGTCTGTTGCTTTCGATCGCATGCTTCTTGGTGTCGAG GATCCTTATACTTTTAATCCGTATCATAAAGCTGTGAGAGAACCATTTGACTACTACCACTTTGTCCATATGTACATCAGTCCCCTTATTGATTTCAA AAACTCTTACGTTGGAAATGTTTCTATTTTCTCCGAGCTGGAAGATAAGCTTCGGCAG GGACACAATGTCGTGTTAATATCAAATCATCAAAGTGAAGCTGATCCAGCTGTCATTTCCTTGTTACTTGAAGCGCATTGTCCATACATAGGCGAGAACATT AAATGTGTGGCTGGTGATCGAGTCATCACTGATCCTCTTTGTAAGCCGTTTAGTATGGGAAG GAATCTCATATGTGTCTACTCGAAAAAGCACATGAACGATGATCCTGAGCTTGTTGATATGAAACGAAAAGCAAACACACGAAGCTTAAAGGAGATGGCTACATTGCTAAG GTCTGGCTCCCAACTAATATGGATTGCACCAAGCGGTGGAAGGGACCGCCCGGATCCTTCTACTGGGGAATGGTTTCCT GCACCCTTTGATGCTTCTTCGGTGGACAACATGAGAAGACTGGTTGAACATTCTGGTGCTCCTGGACATATCTATCCAATGTCTTTGCTTTGCTATGACATAATGCCTCCTCCACCCAAA GTTGAGAAAGAAATTGGAGAGAAAAGATTAGTTGGGTACCATGGTACCGGACTATCAATTGCTCCTGAAATCAGCTTCTCAGATGTAACGGCAGACTGCAGCAACCCGAATGAG GCGAAAGAAGCATACAGCCAAGCTCTGTACAAGTCGGTGGATGAACAATACAAGACTTTGAACTCTGCAATCAATCACAGAAGAGGAATAGAAGCATCAACTTCAACAGTATCTTTGTCACAACCCTGGAATTAA